From a region of the Chitinophaga caseinilytica genome:
- a CDS encoding alpha/beta fold hydrolase, with amino-acid sequence MSTVKLYATLIGIDDYKHNPLNGCIKDVLKMDAFLRELCRQQGNGMEYVPLYLLAPNGHDRQLLKSSAIAGSEIHAPTFSNVSTIAFDHLGKAGPNDVCVFYYSGHGSQIESAPEFAYTKSDRKSETIVCVDSRDGMNAGSRDLIDKELAYLLWRSLRANGPHCLVIMDCCHAGNNTRGTAAATTFRSRMDAPSSLIVPLDQYIGFNDPAGFYDPRNGRASIKDANYVKLSAAQDFEKALETDDGGVFTSRLVACLEAGGTARSYQSIIQQLGVSVNNRASDQHPVIEAFPEADMHRSFLKNDIVPYRQTFAVRYANVNGDMKWVMYGGAMQGITASAGNERSLVRVVDGLGKIDVEAEIVATTSELSILSGAGLSSLDINAEHYSAWIFKLAGAAIHIGLTDALKANADLVNRIAAENEKRKPLYADIDFFGQIADPEYVIDVSEDGMLMLCRPPGKMPLFKRTNEIALFLDNANTVGRWQSIAAIVNSSAGFRNEFFDVKLEIVEGQDIRNAANPDGLKGETVDKFQLEDDIRLSYQKGYNPGFRYTISIRDTAPVSECYVGVLYMSSDFGVTAGLVPASAGKLVKGKGAIEMRVPWATGAAYQRTVPVVMNKSYLTHGIIEITDLLRIFVSTQPLDLSRFAQDQLETDVNKVATREVKTRGIGYDDDNGGLTAAADWMVFTHRVLIRRQEKQQVLSEGGTDFSAFKVKVPVGFQAKATAITASDLNGNFRSADNLGNPAAIWGDVLTDSSAFGNSLQQPGNNLVQALELEVTAGLETISEDAPIVISPTIKTSATRSADQPEEVTIPYGFDAESGLYYPLGYSDNNGNVLVTRLPAATPGTLSAAAISTRSIGSSIKLYFCKMFRKPVFGIALYSFADNLAEPLATDPGKMEKWLGKPQSKRILLLVHGIFGDTKGMLASAREMPELAADTEYVMTFDYENLAGSIADSARNLYEALKKSGLAKGGNKVTIVAHSMGGLVSRYMIEFKDGADFVKHLVLVGTPSKGSDITKLPLGIVSLITHALNVTGPVKYVLTGLSFLLKKLKLDATHTLQEMQPDTKIINELAKGQRPESVRYSLLGGDTAQLDRYTGADHFLQKLADAIKRNVVYPGLTARVYDGLANDMAVTVDSMKGVPGLNGHGFVDIVPCDHISYFQDAECRRLLLQYLQHEA; translated from the coding sequence ATGAGCACTGTAAAACTGTATGCTACCCTCATCGGGATCGATGATTACAAGCACAACCCGCTTAATGGTTGCATTAAGGATGTACTGAAGATGGATGCCTTCCTCCGCGAGCTCTGCCGCCAGCAGGGAAACGGAATGGAATATGTTCCCCTGTACCTGCTGGCGCCCAACGGGCATGACCGGCAGCTGCTGAAAAGCTCCGCCATCGCCGGTTCGGAAATTCATGCCCCCACATTCAGCAATGTTTCGACCATCGCCTTCGATCACCTCGGGAAAGCAGGGCCGAACGATGTTTGTGTATTTTATTACAGCGGACATGGATCGCAGATCGAAAGCGCACCGGAATTCGCCTACACGAAATCAGACCGTAAAAGTGAAACGATCGTGTGCGTCGATAGCCGAGACGGCATGAATGCCGGCAGCCGCGACCTGATCGACAAGGAGCTCGCTTACCTGTTGTGGCGCTCGCTTCGGGCGAATGGCCCGCATTGCCTCGTGATCATGGATTGCTGCCACGCAGGGAACAACACGCGGGGCACCGCCGCCGCTACCACTTTCCGTTCCCGGATGGATGCGCCTTCTTCCCTCATCGTTCCGCTGGACCAATACATCGGTTTCAACGACCCCGCCGGTTTTTATGATCCCCGGAACGGGCGGGCGTCCATCAAAGACGCGAATTATGTCAAACTATCGGCCGCGCAGGATTTTGAAAAGGCGCTGGAAACGGACGATGGCGGCGTTTTTACATCGCGCCTCGTGGCGTGCCTGGAAGCAGGAGGTACCGCGCGGAGCTATCAAAGCATCATCCAGCAACTGGGGGTATCTGTCAATAACCGCGCTTCGGATCAACACCCGGTCATCGAAGCATTCCCGGAGGCGGACATGCATCGCTCCTTCCTAAAGAATGATATCGTTCCTTATCGCCAGACATTCGCCGTTCGCTATGCAAACGTAAACGGCGACATGAAATGGGTGATGTACGGCGGCGCGATGCAGGGCATAACGGCGTCTGCGGGGAATGAACGTTCGCTGGTGAGGGTGGTCGACGGCCTGGGGAAGATCGATGTGGAAGCGGAAATCGTTGCCACGACCAGCGAGCTGTCCATCCTTTCCGGAGCGGGACTTTCTTCGCTTGATATTAATGCGGAACATTATTCGGCCTGGATATTCAAGCTGGCGGGCGCCGCCATCCATATCGGGTTGACGGATGCGTTGAAAGCGAACGCGGACTTGGTGAACCGGATCGCGGCGGAGAATGAAAAGCGTAAACCTTTATATGCGGACATCGATTTTTTCGGACAGATCGCTGATCCGGAATATGTGATAGATGTTTCGGAGGATGGGATGCTGATGCTATGCCGTCCGCCGGGAAAAATGCCGCTTTTCAAGCGCACGAACGAAATCGCCCTGTTCCTGGACAATGCCAACACGGTGGGCCGCTGGCAAAGCATTGCCGCGATCGTGAACAGCAGCGCGGGTTTCAGGAATGAATTTTTCGATGTGAAGCTCGAAATCGTGGAAGGTCAGGATATCAGGAATGCCGCGAACCCGGACGGTCTCAAAGGGGAAACGGTAGATAAGTTTCAATTGGAAGACGATATCCGCCTGAGCTATCAGAAAGGCTACAACCCCGGTTTCCGTTATACCATTTCCATCCGGGATACGGCGCCGGTCAGCGAATGCTATGTGGGCGTGCTGTATATGAGCAGCGATTTCGGAGTCACGGCGGGGCTTGTTCCTGCCAGTGCCGGGAAGCTGGTGAAGGGAAAGGGCGCTATCGAGATGCGGGTGCCCTGGGCAACGGGCGCCGCCTATCAGCGAACGGTCCCCGTAGTCATGAACAAATCCTACCTCACGCACGGCATCATCGAAATCACGGACTTGCTGCGGATCTTCGTATCTACCCAACCCCTCGACCTCTCGAGATTCGCGCAGGACCAGCTGGAAACGGACGTGAACAAGGTAGCCACCAGGGAGGTGAAAACCAGGGGCATCGGCTATGACGATGATAACGGCGGCCTCACAGCCGCGGCCGACTGGATGGTGTTTACCCACCGCGTCCTCATTCGCCGGCAGGAAAAACAGCAGGTGCTTTCTGAAGGAGGCACGGATTTTTCCGCGTTCAAGGTAAAAGTCCCGGTTGGTTTCCAGGCAAAGGCCACGGCCATCACGGCTTCCGACCTCAACGGCAATTTCCGCAGCGCGGATAACCTGGGCAACCCTGCTGCTATTTGGGGCGATGTGCTCACGGATAGCTCAGCCTTCGGGAACAGCCTGCAGCAGCCCGGCAATAACCTCGTGCAGGCGCTGGAACTGGAAGTTACGGCAGGCTTGGAAACGATTTCGGAAGATGCGCCGATCGTCATTTCTCCCACGATAAAAACCTCCGCTACCCGGTCTGCCGATCAACCGGAAGAAGTCACCATCCCTTACGGGTTCGACGCGGAATCCGGACTGTATTATCCGCTGGGGTACTCAGACAATAATGGCAACGTCCTGGTGACGCGGCTCCCCGCCGCCACGCCCGGCACGCTTTCCGCTGCGGCCATATCCACACGGAGTATCGGCTCTTCCATCAAACTGTACTTCTGTAAAATGTTCCGGAAACCTGTTTTCGGCATAGCGCTGTACAGCTTCGCCGACAATCTTGCTGAGCCCCTGGCCACCGATCCGGGAAAAATGGAAAAATGGCTGGGCAAACCGCAATCCAAGCGGATATTGCTGCTGGTCCACGGTATTTTCGGCGATACGAAAGGCATGCTGGCCAGCGCGCGGGAAATGCCGGAACTGGCCGCCGACACGGAATACGTGATGACGTTCGATTATGAGAACCTCGCCGGTTCCATCGCCGACAGCGCCCGTAATCTGTATGAGGCGCTTAAAAAGTCTGGTCTGGCTAAAGGGGGCAACAAAGTGACGATCGTGGCGCATTCGATGGGGGGGCTCGTGTCCCGCTACATGATCGAATTCAAGGACGGCGCCGATTTCGTAAAACACCTGGTGCTCGTGGGCACGCCCAGCAAGGGCTCGGATATCACCAAACTGCCGCTGGGCATCGTGTCGCTCATCACGCATGCCCTCAACGTGACCGGGCCCGTCAAATACGTGCTGACCGGACTTTCTTTCCTGCTGAAAAAACTGAAGCTGGATGCGACCCATACCCTGCAGGAAATGCAGCCCGATACTAAAATCATAAACGAGCTGGCGAAAGGCCAACGGCCCGAGAGCGTTCGGTACAGCTTGTTGGGCGGTGACACCGCCCAGCTCGACCGTTATACTGGCGCCGATCATTTCCTGCAGAAACTGGCAGATGCCATCAAGCGGAATGTGGTTTACCCGGGGCTGACCGCCAGGGTGTATGATGGCCTGGCGAACGATATGGCGGTAACGGTAGACAGCATGAAAGGCGTGCCTGGGCTGAATGGGCATGGATTCGTGGACATCGTTCCCTGTGATCATATTTCCTATTTCCAGGACGCGGAATGCCGCAGGCTGTTGTTGCAGTATTTGCAGCATGAAGCCTGA
- a CDS encoding CHAT domain-containing protein yields MVPMILAAFADAKGERDMALEIDKELEVLRALFTDGQKMNFRPVPNATFDSVIGDLAIPENKGRITIFHYAGHAKGKTVHLLDRNVQIDKFAGILNQLPHLQLVFLNGCNTDAVARDLIAANIKAVIVTQGAVDDTVATAFAKAFYTAYYNLNTLADSFEFAKSAVLSSHTKGIPEFKRIVRGIDFPDSEATMPEGNVYSLYVADEEYLQKNMLFELQFQMETKNIDYKPCVELVKSIASNISTAGRDEWDNTDLQAVRRVCAAQLEKEACSKADQDNMETCEHVLNTTHQVSALKFLPFEFYTFLKRDEAPKNEGVPAVLRKLSIKLIRAEYENLDRNDDSRSLRILSDEIIKHLPFLIGQHLHQLVRAGLAVPNSKNYDDLLLRQLSAYNVALQLLSFSMLNCFLDELMKRSDLQLEDGQWEVLRNFITSGEPNNALINSPALLVTIRKVFENAGISPFIEEYRELHAMFPEKGENAFENVHLFMQGLKASLRNGEFEKLDKISVCERVEEILIMVFSSAGFLMRYKLTTVKDVEYSQRRSMAKPQFWIRRIILDGADIDGDYSGVYANPLHNYSVVFARDIDRNTFRDFMSLSPFIIDENGLKGNDAAKLYFFSHSSNGSYVYRSSNNMEDMRVVKSAGTYLDTELGAITPDKKRRINERMKELKNEIDFFKDLIIRKGKNAYHPANPVQSV; encoded by the coding sequence ATGGTACCAATGATTTTGGCTGCGTTTGCGGATGCGAAAGGCGAGCGCGACATGGCATTGGAGATCGACAAGGAACTGGAAGTGTTGCGGGCATTATTTACCGACGGCCAGAAGATGAACTTCCGCCCCGTGCCCAACGCCACCTTCGATAGCGTCATCGGCGATCTGGCCATCCCTGAAAACAAAGGCCGCATCACCATCTTCCATTACGCCGGCCATGCCAAAGGCAAAACGGTCCACCTCCTCGATCGGAACGTTCAAATAGACAAATTTGCCGGTATACTGAACCAATTGCCCCATCTGCAACTGGTTTTCCTCAATGGCTGCAACACCGATGCAGTGGCCCGCGATCTCATCGCCGCAAACATAAAAGCGGTAATCGTTACCCAGGGCGCTGTAGACGATACCGTGGCCACGGCTTTCGCCAAAGCATTCTACACCGCTTACTATAACCTGAACACCCTGGCAGACTCATTCGAGTTTGCCAAAAGCGCCGTGCTGTCTTCCCATACCAAAGGCATTCCCGAATTCAAGCGCATCGTCAGGGGGATCGACTTCCCCGACAGCGAAGCAACCATGCCCGAAGGCAATGTCTACTCCCTCTACGTAGCCGATGAGGAATACCTCCAGAAGAATATGCTCTTCGAGCTGCAATTCCAGATGGAAACGAAAAACATCGATTACAAACCCTGCGTGGAACTGGTGAAAAGCATCGCCAGCAATATTTCTACCGCCGGGCGCGATGAATGGGACAACACGGACCTCCAGGCGGTAAGACGGGTTTGTGCAGCGCAACTGGAGAAGGAAGCATGCTCGAAGGCCGACCAGGACAACATGGAAACATGTGAGCACGTTCTTAACACGACCCACCAGGTGTCGGCCCTCAAGTTTCTGCCGTTTGAATTCTATACTTTCCTGAAAAGGGACGAAGCGCCCAAAAATGAAGGCGTTCCCGCCGTGTTGAGGAAGCTGTCGATCAAACTGATCCGCGCAGAATATGAAAACCTGGACAGGAACGATGACTCCAGGTCGCTCCGCATCTTGTCCGACGAAATCATCAAACACTTGCCCTTCCTGATCGGCCAGCATCTCCATCAACTCGTCAGGGCCGGGCTGGCGGTGCCGAACAGTAAAAACTACGACGATCTGCTGCTGCGGCAGCTTTCCGCATACAATGTGGCCCTGCAGCTACTGAGCTTTTCCATGCTGAACTGCTTCCTCGACGAGCTGATGAAAAGAAGCGATCTGCAGCTGGAAGACGGCCAGTGGGAAGTGCTGCGCAACTTCATCACTTCCGGAGAGCCCAACAACGCGTTGATCAATAGTCCGGCGTTGCTCGTCACCATCCGGAAGGTCTTCGAAAACGCAGGCATTTCGCCGTTCATTGAAGAATACCGGGAACTGCACGCGATGTTTCCGGAAAAAGGGGAAAACGCATTCGAAAATGTGCACCTGTTCATGCAGGGCCTGAAAGCATCGCTGCGGAACGGGGAATTCGAAAAGCTGGATAAAATCTCCGTTTGCGAACGGGTGGAAGAAATTCTCATCATGGTATTTTCCAGCGCAGGGTTCCTCATGCGGTACAAGCTGACCACCGTGAAAGACGTGGAATATTCCCAGCGGCGGTCGATGGCCAAGCCCCAGTTCTGGATCCGCAGGATCATTCTCGACGGTGCGGACATCGACGGGGATTACAGCGGCGTATACGCCAATCCGCTCCATAACTATTCCGTAGTGTTTGCCCGGGATATCGACAGGAATACATTCCGCGATTTCATGAGCCTTTCCCCGTTCATCATCGATGAAAACGGACTGAAAGGGAACGACGCCGCCAAGCTGTATTTTTTCAGCCACTCCAGCAACGGCAGTTATGTATACCGCAGTTCGAACAATATGGAAGATATGAGGGTGGTCAAGTCTGCCGGTACGTACCTGGATACGGAACTGGGCGCCATCACGCCAGATAAGAAAAGAAGGATCAATGAAAGGATGAAGGAGTTGAAAAACGAAATCGATTTTTTTAAGGACCTTATTATCAGGAAAGGAAAAAATGCCTATCACCCAGCAAATCCAGTGCAGTCCGTTTAA
- a CDS encoding acyltransferase, translating into MDTSKTSTILQTRQHFAILDGLRGIASLAVVIFHFMEWVFTDPARNFIGHGFLAVDFFFCLSGFVIGYAYDDRIAKMGVSEFFKSRIIRLHPLVILGSVLGLLAFLFDPFGGHPETYDTGLIAVVFICSILMIPLPVIADRGFNLFSFNAPSWSLFWEYVANIVYAFVLCRLKRVYIIILTVIAAAGICWVSFRAGNLLGGWSGPTFWDGCARISYSFLAGLLIYRSNWIIKNRLGFAGLSILLSLAFLMPFSTWNWLSEALVVLFYFPLLVALGAGATLHTGLRKLCDISGKISYPLYMTHYAALWMFGNYYTEHKPEGAQLAMIIVGGVVLLTGFAYGVMVLFDIPVRKYLNDRRKARLDRANRLDYKNK; encoded by the coding sequence ATGGATACCAGCAAGACCTCCACCATACTGCAAACCAGGCAGCATTTCGCTATTCTCGACGGTCTTCGGGGCATCGCCTCCCTGGCCGTTGTGATTTTCCATTTCATGGAATGGGTATTCACCGATCCGGCCCGGAACTTTATCGGGCACGGGTTCCTGGCGGTGGATTTCTTCTTCTGTTTGTCGGGCTTCGTGATCGGGTATGCGTACGACGACCGCATCGCCAAAATGGGCGTATCCGAGTTCTTCAAATCAAGGATCATCCGTTTGCATCCGCTCGTGATATTAGGGTCTGTACTGGGTTTGCTGGCGTTTTTGTTCGATCCCTTCGGCGGTCATCCCGAAACGTATGATACCGGTTTGATCGCAGTCGTATTTATCTGTTCGATCCTCATGATCCCGCTGCCGGTGATCGCCGACCGCGGTTTTAACCTTTTCAGTTTCAACGCGCCCTCCTGGTCGCTGTTTTGGGAATATGTCGCCAACATCGTGTACGCATTCGTATTGTGCCGGCTCAAGCGCGTGTACATCATCATTTTGACCGTTATCGCCGCAGCGGGGATTTGCTGGGTCAGCTTCCGTGCCGGCAATTTGCTGGGCGGCTGGAGCGGCCCCACGTTCTGGGACGGCTGCGCGCGGATATCGTATTCCTTCTTAGCCGGATTGCTGATCTACCGCTCCAACTGGATCATCAAAAACAGGCTGGGTTTTGCGGGATTGTCCATCCTGCTGTCGCTGGCATTTCTCATGCCTTTCTCTACGTGGAACTGGCTGTCCGAAGCGCTGGTGGTGCTGTTTTACTTCCCGTTGCTGGTGGCGCTGGGCGCCGGCGCAACGTTGCATACGGGCCTGCGGAAGCTCTGCGATATTTCGGGAAAGATCTCATACCCGCTGTACATGACGCATTACGCCGCCTTGTGGATGTTCGGGAATTATTACACGGAACACAAGCCCGAAGGGGCGCAGCTGGCGATGATCATCGTTGGCGGAGTGGTGCTGCTGACCGGTTTTGCATACGGGGTGATGGTACTGTTCGACATCCCCGTGAGAAAATACCTCAACGATAGGCGGAAGGCACGTCTCGACCGCGCAAACAGGTTGGATTATAAAAATAAATAA
- a CDS encoding GNAT family N-acetyltransferase, whose translation MAPISHEIMTAAQAPLLAQIDRSEVIDLLYEMRNGELTANETHIDCASWDADALRELQERYKATLDAGGFATGAFSNGVLVGFGVLGHRWIGEAGNQLAVELMYVSRGFRRRGIGTQILERLAGEARKRGAAYLYVSSTETRSAVSFYRRNGSALAAKPDEALFSKEPKDIHMIIRL comes from the coding sequence ATGGCTCCCATTTCCCACGAAATCATGACTGCCGCGCAAGCCCCGCTGCTGGCGCAGATCGACCGGTCGGAGGTCATAGACCTGCTGTACGAGATGCGAAACGGGGAATTGACGGCCAATGAAACCCATATCGACTGCGCCTCCTGGGACGCGGATGCGCTCCGCGAACTGCAAGAGCGGTACAAGGCTACGCTCGATGCGGGCGGGTTCGCTACCGGCGCCTTCAGCAATGGTGTGCTGGTGGGGTTCGGCGTGCTGGGGCACAGGTGGATCGGGGAGGCCGGTAACCAGCTGGCGGTGGAGCTGATGTATGTTTCGCGGGGATTCCGGCGGCGGGGGATCGGTACGCAGATACTCGAGCGTTTGGCCGGCGAAGCGCGGAAGCGGGGCGCTGCGTATTTGTATGTTTCGTCCACCGAAACCCGCTCTGCGGTTTCCTTTTACCGTCGAAACGGGAGCGCCCTTGCCGCAAAGCCGGACGAGGCCCTTTTCAGCAAGGAACCGAAAGACATTCACATGATCATCCGCCTGTAA
- a CDS encoding DUF3592 domain-containing protein, which yields MIVYSIFVIVGILLLIAAVAALKRSLRFVRAGERAEGIVVRVAEVEDADGNLYYPVFEIPTQAHGTITYRHGTSSSPANWEVGDKAVFIFDPARPESMTFLRYWRVFGWPLGLMAVAVDLLVVGGGYFLLRGYFGG from the coding sequence ATGATCGTTTATTCCATATTCGTGATCGTGGGGATTTTGCTGTTGATCGCTGCCGTGGCGGCTTTGAAGCGGAGCCTCCGTTTCGTGAGGGCCGGCGAGCGGGCGGAGGGTATTGTTGTCCGCGTCGCTGAAGTGGAGGATGCGGATGGCAACCTGTATTACCCGGTTTTCGAGATACCCACACAGGCGCATGGAACGATCACTTACCGGCATGGCACTTCTTCTTCGCCCGCCAATTGGGAGGTAGGGGATAAAGCGGTGTTTATTTTCGATCCTGCCCGTCCGGAATCCATGACGTTCCTGCGTTACTGGCGGGTGTTCGGCTGGCCGTTAGGTTTGATGGCCGTGGCGGTAGACCTGCTGGTTGTTGGCGGTGGATATTTTTTGCTGCGCGGATATTTCGGGGGATGA
- a CDS encoding DUF3592 domain-containing protein → MLYKFYLLTGIILLLLSFYQIKRSLDFIDRGQRATGTVTSLEEIDGAFSPVFTLKTSGDEPVRYYHAAASNPSAWAIGEEAIFLYDPADPQSAKMLQYFWLFNWALLYLVVALPLLIFGAGYFWLRPLFRGRRSSDFQMQSNVER, encoded by the coding sequence ATGCTGTACAAATTTTACCTGTTAACCGGCATTATACTACTGCTCCTGTCGTTTTACCAAATAAAGCGTTCCCTCGATTTTATCGACCGTGGCCAGCGGGCAACCGGTACCGTTACTTCCCTGGAAGAAATTGACGGCGCATTTTCGCCGGTGTTTACCTTGAAAACGAGTGGCGACGAGCCCGTCCGTTATTACCATGCGGCGGCCAGCAATCCTTCTGCCTGGGCGATCGGGGAGGAGGCTATTTTCCTGTACGACCCGGCCGATCCGCAATCCGCGAAAATGCTGCAATATTTCTGGCTGTTCAACTGGGCGCTGCTGTACCTGGTGGTCGCTTTGCCGTTGCTTATTTTCGGGGCGGGATATTTCTGGCTGCGGCCGTTGTTCCGAGGGCGGCGATCCAGTGATTTTCAAATGCAATCAAACGTAGAAAGATGA
- a CDS encoding VOC family protein, giving the protein MKTQLSTFLTFQENNAEAAMNFYISLFADAKVIDIHRYGKEGPGKEGSVMIASFELNGKAFRCSDSFVKHNWSFTPAISIWVDCKDENELTTLFTRLSENGSVYMPLNNYGFSRQFGWVGDRFGVTWQLNLA; this is encoded by the coding sequence ATGAAAACGCAGTTATCCACGTTTCTGACTTTCCAGGAAAATAACGCCGAAGCGGCCATGAACTTCTACATCAGCCTGTTTGCCGATGCGAAGGTTATCGACATCCATCGGTACGGAAAGGAAGGGCCGGGGAAAGAAGGGTCTGTCATGATCGCTTCGTTCGAACTGAACGGAAAAGCCTTCCGCTGCAGCGACAGTTTCGTCAAGCACAACTGGAGCTTCACGCCCGCTATTTCCATTTGGGTCGATTGTAAAGATGAAAACGAGCTGACGACCCTTTTCACCAGGCTCTCCGAAAACGGGTCGGTTTACATGCCCCTGAACAATTACGGGTTCAGCCGTCAGTTTGGCTGGGTGGGCGACCGTTTCGGGGTTACCTGGCAGTTAAATCTTGCATGA